AAAGTCCAAACAGGACTTTTGGACCACTCCTAAAAAATTTGTGGTGACAATCTAACACTTCTTAGCTGTTAAATTTTTATACCACGATTATTTGTTTAAAGTAGTTTCTGACTCTTGGTTGAAAGCGTCCATTTCTTTTTGAACGTTGGCGCCGCCAAGATAGATTTGTTCAAAGTGTTTCAAGTAGTTTTGTGCGATTTCTTCAAATTCAGGGATTAAAGGCATTGGTTCAGAGTTTTGTAATTGTTCGTTAAAGACGCTGTAAACGGGATCAGATTTCAAAGAATCATCTTCCCAAGCTTTTAAAGCAGTTGGAAGTGCGTCAGTTAATTTCATCCACTCTAATTGGTTTTCAGGACGGGCCATAAATTCGATGAATTTCGCTGCATCATCTTTTTTCTTAGAGTATTCAAAAATAGTTAAGTTTGAGCCACCCATTGAAGAAATGTTGTTTTCTTTTTTCGGCAATGTTGCAATCGCCCATTTGCCATCTACATCTTTTACTGTATCTTTTACAGTTTTTGCCATCCAAGGACCACTGATAAACATTGGTACCATTGCATCGTCACCAGAGAAAGTTTGCGATACATCCAAACCTAAATCTTCTTTTGGTGAGTAACCTTTTTGGATAAAGTCATTCAAGTAAGAAACAGCGTCAACAAAAGGTTTTTTATTGAAGACAGGTTTGCCATCTTCTAATAATGGTGAACCATTTTGACGAGCAAACATAAAGCCTAGTGTTTGTTCTTTGCTGTCGATGTTGATACCGTATTTGTCATCGCCACGAGCAGCTAATTTTTTAGCAGCATCTTCTAATTCTTCCCAAGTTTTTGGCGCTTCTTTATAGCCAACTTTTTCTAAAACATCAGTACGGTAAAATAGTACGCGTGTTTCAGCTGCCCACGGAATACCGTAATATTTGTCGTCAAATTTTGTCGTTTCAACAGAACCATGATAGAAGTTTTCAGCTTTTAAATTGTCGTATTTTTCAATGTACTTGCTCATGTCTGCTAAAGCACCAGCTTTTTGGAATTCAGGCATCCAAGTTGTCCCCATTTGCAATACGTCTGGGCCACTCTTAGAAGCAACAGCTGTTAATAATTTATCGTGGGCATTTGACCAAGGAATAGACTGTATTTTAACTTCGATCCCAGTTTCATCTGTGAATTTATCCGTCATTTTGGATAATTGTTTCACTTCTTCTCCCATACCCCAAATATTTAAGACCTTGTCATCTTTAGCAGAATCTCCGCCAGAACCTGATCCGCAACCTGCTAAAACACCCAGTGTCATCGCTGCTGTTACACCCAATAAACAAAGCTTTTTCGAAATCTTCATCTTTCTTCCTCCGTATTTCATTTTTGGTGAAACGTTTCTACGAACAGAGTATATAATGCCGCGATTTAATTTGCAACCGTTTTCTACGATTTTTTATAAAAAAACTTTTCACAATGAGTAAAATCAGTGTTAAATAAGCATTTATCAAAAATTAAATGACAATATTTTAATAAAACAACCATTTGAAAACAATTTCATGGTAAAATCTAGCTGCAAATATTTTACCAAATAAGAAAAACGTTTCACTAAAAGTTTGTTTTTTTGAAAGGAGTTTTATCATGGCATCAAAATGGTGGCAACAAAGCGTTTTTTATCAAATTTATCCCCGGAGTTTCCAAGATAGCAACAATGACGGCATTGGCGATATTAAAGGAATTACCGCGCGTTTATCTTACTTAGAAAAATTGGGGATCGACGCCATTTGGCTCTCGCCAGTTTTTGCATCTCCTAATGTCGATAATGGCTATGATGTGAGTGATTATTGCGCTATTATGCCAGAATTTGGCACGATGGCAGATATGGAAGAATTAATTGCCACAGCAAAAAAAGCAGGCATAAAAATTATCATGGACTTAGTAGTCAATCATACCTCCAGTGAACATCCTTGGTTTAAAAAAGCCTTAGCAGGCGATCCACATTATAAGGATTATTACATTTTTCGTTCTGATAAAAATG
The DNA window shown above is from Enterococcus montenegrensis and carries:
- a CDS encoding sugar ABC transporter substrate-binding protein; its protein translation is MKISKKLCLLGVTAAMTLGVLAGCGSGSGGDSAKDDKVLNIWGMGEEVKQLSKMTDKFTDETGIEVKIQSIPWSNAHDKLLTAVASKSGPDVLQMGTTWMPEFQKAGALADMSKYIEKYDNLKAENFYHGSVETTKFDDKYYGIPWAAETRVLFYRTDVLEKVGYKEAPKTWEELEDAAKKLAARGDDKYGINIDSKEQTLGFMFARQNGSPLLEDGKPVFNKKPFVDAVSYLNDFIQKGYSPKEDLGLDVSQTFSGDDAMVPMFISGPWMAKTVKDTVKDVDGKWAIATLPKKENNISSMGGSNLTIFEYSKKKDDAAKFIEFMARPENQLEWMKLTDALPTALKAWEDDSLKSDPVYSVFNEQLQNSEPMPLIPEFEEIAQNYLKHFEQIYLGGANVQKEMDAFNQESETTLNK